AGGAGAAACTTTTCATGAGACCTGATGTCATGAAAGCTTCCTTTGAAACTGATTCACAATTTAGAAACAGCATATTCTCAATCCCACTCAGGTGGACGAATACGTAACACATTCTAAATACTCCTAGTATGCCCTCACTTAGGCATCAGGAAGTAGACCAAGAGACCCCAAATCTAATTCCAGAGAAGTGGAGTGACCCTGGAATGTTGCCCCAAAGTGGGGATCACAAACCAAGCAAAACCCAACAGATAGCCCTTGTCATGGTTTGGAGGGCCCAGTCACCCCCGAACTCCAGAAAACGAGTGTTCTCAGGATGCCACAGTGAGCTAAGGTCCAGTCCCTTCTAGAATAGCCAGGTAACACATCTAGGGAAGATGTCCCCTGCTGTCCCTGAaatcctgggaaatcccatggacagaggagcctgacgggtccATGGTgctgccaaagagttggacatgcagCTGGTTGGGTACCAGACCATCATTAGGGACTGTGCTACCGTAGTGAGCTGAGCAGAAGGCAGAAGAGCCGCAGTGCCTAGTTGTGAGGGTGAGTTCCATACAGGGGAGAGTCGGATGGGGGAGTGGCTTTATGTTGACAAGTGCTTTATGTCCCCTTGCCCCTATTTTGTCTCTAGGGTACAGAACTGGCTATCTACTGTTAGTGAGATAAACTTGCCAAAGTAGACCACATTTACCCCCTTTTTATCCCAAAGAGTATTCACTGGCATATTTCAATATCAGGGATAATTTCATTATCTGCTGTCGTTTAGTCAAAGgataagttgtatccgactctttagtgaccccgtgcactgcagcactccaggcttccctgtcctttgaaatctcccagagtttgctcagactcccttccattgagtctgtgatgctgtccaaccatctcattttctgtcaccctcttctcctcctaccttcaatctttcccagcatcagggtcttttccatcagAGTCTTTTTGGCTCTTTAcctcagggggccaaagtattggagcttcagctttagcatcagtctttccaatgaatactcagggtttatTCCCTTTAGGATCGACTATGGAACTCCTTAGTCAagaggtttgatctcctttcagccaagggactctcaagagtcttctccagcaccataattcaaaagcatcaattcttcgacactcagctttcctcatggTCCACCTCTCACTTTCGTATGTGGCCACTGGAGAAACAAGAGCTTTGActtacagacctttgttggcaaagtgatgtctctactttttagtatgatgtctaggtttatcatagcttttcttccaaggaggaagcatcttttaatttgttggctgcagtcaccatccacaatgatttttatttttatcatcagcCTTTTACAAATTTTATTATCAGTCTTTTGCAATGCTGCCTCCTCCAGGTCTTCAGCCCAGACAACCCTGTGGACTTCGGCAAACACCCTGTagagggaccccttccagggcacTGCTTACCTTAAAGAAATCAGGAGATACTGTCAGTTGCATCAGCTCCTTGGGTTAATTTTATAGTAAATCATAGGGGGGTCTCCTAGAAAATCCAGAGAAATGGGCTTCTATCATTAAAAAAAGCCTTGAAAACTGTGTTGACATAGTAGCAGGTGAAGGTCAATCATAAGAATGTGAACTAGAGGGACAGAAAAATGTGATTCCACTGCAGCTTGAATGTTCCTCTCCTCTTTTACAGGAATTTGAAAGGGAAAAGCATGCCCACAGTATACTCCAGTTTCAGTTTGCTGAAGTGAAAGAGGCCctgaagcaaagagaagaaatgcTTGAGGTGAGTagcttttcatgtgtgtgtgtgtgtgtgtgtgtgtgtgtgtatgtgtgacttGGGAGCATTTTGTCAGTTTACTACCAAAGTTAATCAGTTTTCTTGGACACTGACTTCAGACGAATTCTCTATGCCAGCGTTAAGGAGGCAGCACCTTTTATTTGAGCAGATTCTCTTTCTTTGGTGGTTTTGGGTTTGTTCGAGGACGTGTGGAAGAGAGAATATTGGCCCCCTAAGATGTCCACGTCCCAATCCCTGGAACTGTAAGTCATGTTTCACAGCAAAGAGGACTTTGTAGATGGGATTGAGGACCTTGAGATGGGAGTCGATCCTGTATCATCCAGGTGGGCCCAGTGTGATGCTAAGAGTCCTCGTAAGAGGGAAGCAGAGTCAAAGGCAGATTAGGAGACGTGACCACGGGGTTGAAGGTCAGAGCCATGTGAGGGAGGGGCCCCAAGCCAGACTGTGGGCTCCCCTAGGAGCTTAAAGGAAGCGGGGAATAGATTCTGTCCCCACTCTGCCCCATCCCTGGTCTCCAGAAAAGACCCCAGGCTTGCCCACACCTTGGGGCCACTGCAAGACTTTTGAACTTCCGAGCcctagaactgtaagaaaataaacctGTGTTATTCTAAGCCACTGAATGTGTGGTTATTTGTTGCAGTGACAATAGGAAATTAATAcaggctagattttttttttaacctttttaactTGATTGGAACTTTAGCACCTGTCAGTGAGAATTTCACTCCAGGTTTTCTTCCTACACTGGGAGCTGGGAGCATCCTGAGAACAAACTCAGGATCAGTGAGCAAACCTGGTGCTGGGATCTCTGGGGCACTTGCTGGCTCCGGGGCCGTCCACACTGCAGAGTGCCTTCCTGTCTAACGCTGTGTCTGCTTTCTTTCTATCTGTCCCTATTCTTCAGGAAATCCGACAGCTACAGCAGAAACAGGCGAGTTATATCAGGGAGATTTCTGATCTTCAGGAAACAATAGAgtggaaagacaaaaaaataggGGTAGGACTCCCAAGCCTTTGACATCTGTGCAAGTGGGCAATCTGCCTAGCAAATTGAGCGCTTTCAGATTCTTTGGTTTGCCAAAAAGGCTTGTGTGAGTTTGCATGCGCCACTCCCCCCCTCTCGCCGCCACGTGACACAAAATGAATAAGAGAGAGATTGCACGAACTCACCCAAATGGACATTAACTCCAGATTGGAAATTGACTTTCAGCCAGGGAGGTTCCCACTTTGTCGGCACTGCTGGGCCCCGGCCTGCCTGTAAGCAGCCAGGCGCACAGAGATCAGAGGGGTGAGGACGTGCACCCGGCAGGTCCACGGGGGCTCAGACCTCTTGGAACGCCCTGCCGCCCGGGCTCCTTCTCAGAGGGCTTTGAGGAAGCTGCAAGGTGGCAGGCGCAGTGCCCCTCGAAGCCCCGCCTCAGGTCTCCCCAGGGAGGTGTCAGCGTCTCTctccccaaggagagaggcagTCCACCTGCATTCAGGAGTGCTGGGTGGGCAGAGAGGAGCCCACTTAGCTAAGGAACGGTTCTGCCCTGTGATGCCAGACAGCTTCCAGACCACAGCGACTCACGGCCATCTCTAGACGTTGGAGCAAGGCTCGGCGCCTTTACATTGTGAGGCTGCGCCTTGCTTTCACTCTGACGCACTCACAGACACTTCCCGAGGAttttgtgtgcatgtctgtgtgcgCGCTGTGCTTGCTTCAGGACCACTCTATGCTTATCTGTGACAACAGACACCAAGAAGCAACGTACAAAAATAGTCAGATTGCTATTAAATAAAACAGTTGTCACTGGGGGTTCATAAGCATATCTCCATTTACCCCTCATTGAAATGGGTGCAGTGCTTCTGTTACTTCTCTGACGATGCTGTGAAACCACAGACTGAGCCAGGACAGGATGTGAAAAAGAGAGCATCCTTCAAAATACTGATGTCGTTCAGGGAGCATGCACAGCGACATTTCTTGGCTGGCGTAAACTACATGAAAAGCTTCACACTTGCGCTGCGTTTGTGTCTTTAAGTGTAGTCTGTTGAATGCCTTGCCGATGTCAGCGTTTTCCTTAGTATTCATAGAAGCCTCCTTCCTAGTCCTGCTTCTGAGGTCATCTGCTCACCTGTGcctatcttctctctctctgctctgctaCACACTCAGGCgttagagagacagaaagagttcTTTGATTCCGTGAGGAGTGAACGAGACGATCTTAGAGAAGAAGTAGTCATGCTGAAAGAGGAATTAAAGGTACGAAGCCAaagtatggtttaaaaaaaaaaacaggcaacaGCAGCAGCTCCAAGATCCTCAAGGATGAGTGTGTGTGGATAGTGGTGTTCATTAATTTTATGACGTTGATTTTTGTTCCATTAGTAATGTCAAATCGTGGGTTCACTGACCCCAGAAAGTAAAGTCTGTACATCCTGTGGGGGCATGCCCATTGCCTGTCGGTGTTTACAAGCATATCTGATCTTGAAGGCAATTCTGATTTCCAAGAATTTGTTTTGACAAGCTGTCTAAATGTTTTCTCAAACTCGTTAGTAAATTCTCCAGGACATTACTCCAAGTTAGAGTAGATCTTTgcttcatataaatatatatatatcaaggcTGGACTGTAAGGACCTTTCTGGCTGGACAGTGTATAGGTGTCACTGGTCAGACTgggagatctcatggactgtaggtaGTTCTGTGTCCTGTCTGGGCCACGTCTAGGGGTCTTCTGCTGCCAGCTGGACGCTGAGTGAAATAAACAAGCGGGCAGCAGCGGGGGTCAGAGCTCTGGGTGGACTCTCGGCACCATAGGAGGAGGTGCTGAGTCTAGGGGTTGTGGCCACAGACTGGCTCCTGCATCGCCAACAGAAACATCAATGTCAGCTACTTACAATGAAAGGTCAAGGTCAGAACAGTAAGCCAGCAGGGTCAGAGCTCAGAGTCACAGAAATCCTCCTCACCAGGGTGTGAGTACACATGGAGGGTTGGGGAATTCCTCCAAAGCAGAAGAGAAAGTGCTGTAGACGGCaggagggcgggagggagggggtggttcGGGGTGAAGCGGGTATCCTGGCACTGTGAAGTGCAGCTGAGTTTAAAGTGCTTTGCTATGTGaaagaaagtgtgaaagtcactcggtcgtgtcctactctttgtgaccccatgaacagtccatggaattctccaggccagaatactggagtgggtagcctttcccttctccaggggatcttcccaacccagggatcgaacccaggcctcccacactgcaggcagactctttaccagctgagccacaagggaagctatcAAGTGAGCACAAACTGTATTTCTTTGGAATACAACAGACATTCCAGCCGACTTTCACCCTTCCTTTCAGTCAGAACAcgtacattttctttctttacctctgtgtctccTTTTAAAGAACACAACCGGGGTTTTAGAGGTAAAGACCCTTTTATGGTGATGTGCTTCATGTTCCACTTTCTGGCCGCCTGAAGTTAAAAAGGGATGCCAGATGAAAGCATTTTGTCACCAGTGCATTAAGATGTGGATGGGAACATGTAAGAAAGAAGGGCCCTTGGAGGAAGACTTCCCAGATCTGTGTGTGTTGATAGAATATTTGCAGGGGTGGAGCCTAACAATTCTCTATCTCTGTAGAGTTTTCCTCTGCTTAGGGAAAAGTGAGGTTTCTTACAattactatttataaaatgaagtttaaCTCTGTATCACTTAGTAAGTATTACGATGAGCCTGTTTTTATTCCCAGAAACATGGAATAATACTAAATTCAGAAATAGCTACCAATGGAGAGATGCCAGACACTCTGAACAGCATTGCCTTGCAAACTTCTACAAAAATGACGAAGGAAGAGCTGAATGCCCTCCAGGCGACAGGGGACGGGACCCTCGGTAAGTTCGTGCTTTCCTTTGACCCTCCCATCTTCCGGTCAGCACTGGTCCACCTCCATGCATTGGTAGAGCTGACTTGGTCATCACTGATCGATTAACCATCACCCGGCATGCCCTGCATTCTGTCACTTCATGGGAACTTCCTCACCACACGGTGCCACCACCCATGTGTGTTGTCTGGTGTGTACTTCGGTTCATTGCTCACCACCAAAGGCTTAAGAATatgtttcttttgcttctcaaaGCTACCAGTGAGACTGTGAATACAcggaaaataatctcaaaattcaGTGACAGTGTTGACATTTCTATTAGGGTTTTCCTCAGTTATGTGCCAAATATGGCGTTGTGACTTACTTTGTTACAGAATTGTCAAAAGAGCAGAATAGCAGTGGCTGTACAGTGAGTGAGTTGACTGTGTCTGCAAGCCGATGCTGCGAGTCCCGTGCACCGTTAAGCGTTCTGAGAGCCTGAGGTGCCTGTGGACAGTAGAcggacagggagccctgggtggtggggagatggacagggagccctggggtGTGAGTGTGGTCGGTGTGGACAGCTTTCCTTACAAACAAGAGTCTGAATGTGTCTGCCCATTTGGCAGAGGTGATGTTCCCTTGTATGTCATGTTTTTGCTTCTGAAAGAGTATAAATTGAGGAACCCAATAGATAGTAGGAATATGTTATACAATTTGCAGATACCTGAGCAGATCCACCAGTTAATATTTGTCATAATACTGGGCTTTGGTCAGCATCTGATGGACAGCCTAAAATTGTAGCTGGCAAATAAAGCCTCCCTTGCAACCGGTGATCAGTTGCATTTCAGCTTTTCACAGCGAGGCTGGGACAAGGTCAGGGACCAtggctttcatttccatttggaAGGTTCTCCATGGAAGTGGAGAAAGCTGTAGGCCCAGCTTCCCAGGTCTGCCTTTCCAGAACGTGCTTCATTATCTGATGGCTATTCAAGAACCACAGCTCTTTTCATCATGTTGAAGTTACTGAAAGAAAGTAAATGATGAATGTCCATCCTCTCTTTATGTTCCTACCTGAGCAGCTAGGATTCACCCTGCTGCtcttatacattttataaatccTTGATAACTGCTGTGTAACACATACTTAAAGAACTAGAAACATGCATTTTGTGTATGCACATATTTTTGGATCGTATATAGTAAAGAATTGTGGGAGCTTCCCAATAcgtatgtttatttttcatttctatgtgtaatatttaattaatataaaacagACACAATACCAGAGATTCTTAAGGGATGAAGCAAAGGTGACTGTGAATGGAATCCTGCTTGTCTGTCCATTTTCCCTGGAGACTGCTGGTCCTAAGTCACCAAGCTGTGATTTTCAGTGACATGGCAGCTCCCACACTGGAGTGTTGTTTGTGTTGAGAACCCAAAATGCAATTCTTCATTTCAAAGCAGTAACAGATTCTTTCATTCATAAGTCTTTAATCAGTGAATGGTTTATGTTTGATTAAGTGGTCTCTTGATCAGAGGCATTGGCCTCCTGCTGTAGCCGCCCCCCTGTCCCTCTGGGACAGAACAGGGGTATAAAGGGCACAGGCTGCTTCCCCAGGAAGACAGGGAATAGGGACGGAGGGTGGAGTTCTTTTTACCTCCATGAGCAGTTTCCAAAGTGGCTTCCTTGAGATGGACCTCGAGGCTGAGTTTCTCCAGATGAACTGAGTGTTTCTTTTAAAAGCCATCTGAAGGCTGCTCTTAGAGCCGGGTGACGTGCATGCAATTTGACAGCTGGAAGAGTAGGCGTGGCTCCCTTGTGCATCCAGAAATGAGAACGGGGACCACGAACCTTGAGTCATTCTGAAACCCCTCGTCTTGGACGGCTGGGCTGTCTGATCTGGAGCTCTTCCTTGTTTGTTAGAAGTTCCCCTCTGAGAGCCCGTGCACCCCACATGGCAGCAGCGTGGCGGCAGTGGCCTCCGCTGACCCAGCGTTTGCTCACGCGATGGCCGCTTGCCACACGGAACTGGCAGAGGCTTCTGTCCGCGTGCTTCTCTGATGGCGCTCTCTCTCTCTAGGAGCGGGGttggctggggaagagaacaTGTGTTTACACTGTAATTTGTGTTGTATGGTCAACCACATCATGGGGTCCCTTCAATTTTCTCAATGGTCTTTTAGGAAGAGCCAATGAAGTGGAGGTGAAAAATGAAATGGTGGAGCatgaggggaaaagagaaatcTTGCAGAACTCTGAGCAAAGACAGCACAAAGAGGACCCGGGAGAGGACTGTGTGGACACAGAGGTGTTACATCCTGGTGACAATGCCGAGGACCAGAAAACCTCTGAAGACAGTGCCCCCTCCCCAGGAACATTAGTCAGTTCCGAGAATGAGGAACAGGGTCAAAGCCAAATTCTAGAAAATTCTGCTTCCTTCCCTGCAGACACCCAGCAGGTTGAGTCAAGTGAGGTCATAAACAGTGAACTAGTTGGTGAAATCCCAGATCCTGGGATTGGGCGGGGCAGTGGTAATGCTTTGGATATCGAAAATCAAAGGGAAGAATCTGCtcaagaacaggaaaaaggaaaacaggaagattTGAAGACCACCTTGGGAGAGATGAGCACAAAACCATGTCAGGAGTCTGCTCCTCCGCAGATCTCTGAGGCTGAACAGGAGAGCAGTGCAGACCCTAGCAAGCAGAGTGGGAGCCCCACAAAGGCTGAGCCAGAGGCAGGGCTCACggggctgggggagcagggggGCGGTGCAGCCTCAGGTCCTCTAAGTGGTAGTGATGACCCAGGGAGTCACCATGAAAAATGCCTGGTAGATGCCCCGGAGGGGTCAGACCCCAGCGCAGGGCAGGATGTAGAGAAGGAACTTGCCAACCAGGAGGTAGCTGAGCCCAGGGAGGCCCCAGTTCAGAGCACAGAGGCAGGTGGGGAgaacaaggaggaggaggaggatgaaggaAGGAACTTAAGGGAGGTGAAACCAATTGAGCTAGAGGTCCAAACCAGCCCTTGTTCTCCCAAAGCCGAAAGCAGTCCTCAGGAGGTGACGGACCCAAGGGTGGAAGATGCTGAAAGTGAACCCCTGGATGTGAAAGACCCCAATGAGGAGAATGATCAACAGGGAGAGGCATTGGATTTGTCGCAAAAGaagacgaagagcaagaaaaagaaaaacaagaagaaaaaatcacCGGCACCTGCAGAGATCAAAGATGTTCAGAAAGAGTTAACATTTCAGAACCCAgatttaagtgaagtgaaagaagagCAGGGAAAAATCACTAATGAAGAACCGGTTGTAAATGCCCAAAACGAGGTTAGTAAAACCCCAAAACAGAACAGTGTAGCAGAGGGCAGTGAAAATAGTGATGGTCCAGAAAATCCTGAAGTTGAATTGGATGGAAAGCTTAACCAAGACGATGCTGCTGTAAACACTAAGGCTGATGGAGACACATTGGATTTTGAAGATAATATGATTCAGTCGTCAGGCACTAATAAAGAATTAGACGAATGTGCTGTAAAAGATGAGGCTGAGGAAGATGGCAGGGCTCCCAGTGGTCCTCCAGGTCCAGAAAATATAGAGGTGCCCAGCAGTGCCCTGCTCGAAGATGGAAGTCCTGCAAAGGACACTAACGATGCCTCCCAAACAGAAGGCACAGAAGGGCATGTGATGCCAGAAAGTCTAGATCAGACAGTCAGAGAGTTTTCAGACAGTGTTCATTTAGAAAACGATGGCCTGGCAGCAGCAGATGAGGCGGGGGACTTTAattcagaaagcaaggaagagaaGACAGGTGGGACCGGGAAGGGCAGAAACAAAGAGGACTGCACCATGTCGTAGGTCAGGGCAGGTCCTGGGGAGGGGCCAAGACTGCACAGCAAGTCCGCTGGGAGAGACTCAGAGAATGTTCTAGATCAGTATAGATGCACCGAAGGACAGTCAGCCACCAGGTTATCTACTCCTTCAAGCTATATAGACTGTTACCTGTAGATTTCTATTTCATCATTAAAGTTATCACACTGATGAGAAGGACTCTTCTGTTATCAGAGTAAGTTCTTACGGGGAGCATTCCAGAAGTATCAGGCAGTGATGTGTACTGTTTTGTTTCTGCTTAAAATCAAAATCCAAACATTTAGCTTTTGCTTTAAGCTGATATGAATGTGCGTATTCTTGACCAAATGTATCAGCATCTAACTGAAAGGACCAAATAGTATCCTGAGATTTCCACATTATAATTTAAGTGGTCTCGTTTAAACATATGTGCATTCATATTTGATtttcatatgtataatataacctgtatggtattttatttaaaaagacataaacagCAAAGCAGTGTATAGGTCACTGAGTCATGAGATTTGCACCTTAGGACAATAATTTATCACATGAGGGATAGCAAATAGCTTGCTTGCCTTTACCTCATACAAGTATCTTATCTCAGACCAATACTTTTCCATCTCATTCTTGAGGATACCTGAATTTATTTTGTAGGAGATTTTGACTTTGTGCCAATTATGTACCAAAGTTATTTTATGCAAAGACTTTTTTTGTTCTGAAAGAGATATATGTTGTAATTGCATTTCCTACTGCAGGATTTGGGCAGGGAGAAtcatttctgaaatttatttttttaaccttaaaattaGTTATCTTTGTATTTGTCTAATCATTATTCAGTAGAGCAACACAAAAGGACCCTTGTGCAAACTGCTGAGTCGAGTCTAACAGGATATTTTTAATAGTTGAATCACTTTTGGTTATTTtggtataaatattttcatttgttgtttttcagtatattctTAGTGAAAATTTGTTGTTTTGATCCtcctaaacaaaatatatattttctatatgaagaaacattttaaaataattgtaaagttaaataaaaatcattGTAAAATATTACAAGGGGATGTACAGTATGAATGCTATTGACACTTTATGAGATCACATGACTTCATATTATTGTTACAAGGTATAATTGAAtgcaaaaaagaccaaaaacctcAACAAAACTTGAGGCAAACGGAAGTGTTACTATGTCATTGAAATAAAGacgttttataattttataagccTGTGATTTCACTCTTGTGCTACTTGAATTCTGGTTGTGGCTACATAATGCTATCTTTAATCTACTTTTGTCTGCTTCTGGGTTGCTGATTCCCAGTCAGGGTTCCATAGAGAACTCCTGCTTCATGGCCTTTGCCGATAGCGAATAGCTCCACTCCTGGCATCCACCCTGGGGCCAGTGTTGGACCGTCCTTGAGCAAGATCTTTTCCTCAGAGAATCTCCTGTGATCTGTGGTTCTGATGAAGAGCTCAGTTGAGAAAAGTCTCCATCCCGTGCTTTCGGGTGCTTACAGGTGCTGACATTTAGACTGTTTCAAAGAGGATGATGGGAACTTCAAATAAACACTATTTCTGCATCCTGTCCTAAAGCAGGGGACAATGGAACTGACCAGTTCTGTCCACTTACGCCACGTGCATAGGAAACTAGGAGGCCTGCTAGACCATCAGGCCCAAGGGCCTCCACAGACTTGCAAGTCGGTGTCTCTAACTTTAGCAAAGCTCTGCTCGGACTGGAATACACTCTGTGAAGCAGCCCTCCTTCCTAACTTTCAAGGCCTCTGGGGAAGTGATTCAAGAGCCGAACTCACTCCATGGTGAGCTCATAAAAACCTTTTAAagtctttcctctgtttctcatGTTATTCAACAGCACATTTAAGGGCCTTGCAGTACACTTCCCATCCCTCAGCAGTCTCAGCTGTTCACTCCTGCATTTAATCAATGAACATGTAGATCACCTCCTATATAGAAGGTGCTGGGAGCAAGCACATAGGACCAGCCTCTAGGGGGAGCAGGAGCTGAGAATTGCAAAGGGGAGCAAAAGAGAAGACAAGGATTCTAAAGGGTCAAACGATTCTTGATCATCTAAGAGCCTTCATTATGAACATCAGTGACTCTGCTCCGAGGACGAAATGATATTACTTCACCCAGTAATTAATGTGCAGGTGAAGGCCCCTGAATTACCAAGAAATGGTTGCCTCTGGTGTATTTGGTGTTGGAAGGCATGGGAGTCGtgaattggccaaaaagttcatttgagtttttctataccatcttatggaaaaacccgaatgaactttttgcccAACCTAATATATAAGGCAGTTTGGAAAGATCGCAATGTCAAACGAATCAGACTCAGAAAAGAATAGAAAGGTTACCCGCCAAACACATCCCCAGAGTAACCTGGACCGCTGAGGTTTCACTATAATAAGGACAGAGAAAAACATGGATCACTGATTCTTTAAATCAAAAAGCTGGGATATTTTTCAGCCTCAAACCAGAAC
This portion of the Cervus canadensis isolate Bull #8, Minnesota chromosome 2, ASM1932006v1, whole genome shotgun sequence genome encodes:
- the LRRFIP1 gene encoding leucine-rich repeat flightless-interacting protein 1 isoform X36 — translated: MTNPAAAQNQEIDCLSPEAQRLAEARLAAKRAARAEAREIRMKELERQQKEIYQVQKKYYGLDTKWGDIEQWMEDSERYSHRSRRNTSASDEDERMSVGSRGSLRVEERPEKDFTEKGSRSLPGLSAATLASLGGTSSRRGSGDTSISIDTEASIREIKELNELKDQIQDVEGKYMQGLKEMKDSLAEVEEKYKKAMVSNAQLDNEKTNFMYQVDTLKDMLLELEEQLAESRRQYEEKSKEFEREKHAHSILQFQFAEVKEALKQREEMLEKHGIILNSEIATNGEMPDTLNSIALQTSTKMTKEELNALQATGDGTLGRANEVEVKNEMVEHEGKREILQNSEQRQHKEDPGEDCVDTEVLHPGDNAEDQKTSEDSAPSPGTLVSSENEEQGQSQILENSASFPADTQQVESSEVINSELVGEIPDPGIGRGSGNALDIENQREESAQEQEKGKQEDLKTTLGEMSTKPCQESAPPQISEAEQESSADPSKQSGSPTKAEPEAGLTGLGEQGGGAASGPLSGSDDPGSHHEKCLVDAPEGSDPSAGQDVEKELANQEVAEPREAPVQSTEAGGENKEEEEDEGRNLREVKPIELEVQTSPCSPKAESSPQEVTDPRVEDAESEPLDVKDPNEENDQQGEALDLSQKKTKSKKKKNKKKKSPAPAEIKDVQKELTFQNPDLSEVKEEQGKITNEEPVVNAQNEVSKTPKQNSVAEGSENSDGPENPEVELDGKLNQDDAAVNTKADGDTLDFEDNMIQSSGTNKELDECAVKDEAEEDGRAPSGPPGPENIEVPSSALLEDGSPAKDTNDASQTEGTEGHVMPESLDQTVREFSDSVHLENDGLAAADEAGDFNSESKEEKTGGTGKGRNKEDCTMS
- the LRRFIP1 gene encoding leucine-rich repeat flightless-interacting protein 1 isoform X6, with the translated sequence MTNPAAAQNQEIDCLSPEAQRLAEARLAAKRAARAEAREIRMKELERQQKEIYQVQKKYYGLDTKWGDIEQWMEDSERYSHRSRRNTSASDEDERMSVGSRGSLRSQPDLEYGGPYAWTNGYDGDLYGSQSLSRRSGRNSSYSGDSRFSTLSSSREDTLGLSCSDLGLRSRGLAPKPLSAQNGNRPSYLYSAARPAGSNRASVSDESSLGGARRGSACGSQALGGQASELSGHFKSSSRASSRASSARASPVVEERPEKDFTEKGSRSLPGLSAATLASLGGTSSRRGSGDTSISIDTEASIREIKDSLAEVEEKYKKAMVSNAQLDNEKTNFMYQVDTLKDMLLELEEQLAESRRQYEEKSKEFEREKHAHSILQFQFAEVKEALKQREEMLEEIRQLQQKQASYIREISDLQETIEWKDKKIGALERQKEFFDSVRSERDDLREEVVMLKEELKKHGIILNSEIATNGEMPDTLNSIALQTSTKMTKEELNALQATGDGTLGRANEVEVKNEMVEHEGKREILQNSEQRQHKEDPGEDCVDTEVLHPGDNAEDQKTSEDSAPSPGTLVSSENEEQGQSQILENSASFPADTQQVESSEVINSELVGEIPDPGIGRGSGNALDIENQREESAQEQEKGKQEDLKTTLGEMSTKPCQESAPPQISEAEQESSADPSKQSGSPTKAEPEAGLTGLGEQGGGAASGPLSGSDDPGSHHEKCLVDAPEGSDPSAGQDVEKELANQEVAEPREAPVQSTEAGGENKEEEEDEGRNLREVKPIELEVQTSPCSPKAESSPQEVTDPRVEDAESEPLDVKDPNEENDQQGEALDLSQKKTKSKKKKNKKKKSPAPAEIKDVQKELTFQNPDLSEVKEEQGKITNEEPVVNAQNEVSKTPKQNSVAEGSENSDGPENPEVELDGKLNQDDAAVNTKADGDTLDFEDNMIQSSGTNKELDECAVKDEAEEDGRAPSGPPGPENIEVPSSALLEDGSPAKDTNDASQTEGTEGHVMPESLDQTVREFSDSVHLENDGLAAADEAGDFNSESKEEKTGGTGKGRNKEDCTMS
- the LRRFIP1 gene encoding leucine-rich repeat flightless-interacting protein 1 isoform X26, encoding MTNPAAAQNQEIDCLSPEAQRLAEARLAAKRAARAEAREIRMKELERQQKEIYQVQKKYYGLDTKWGDIEQWMEDSERYSHRSRRNTSASDEDERMSVGSRGSLRTNGYDGDLYGSQSLSRRSGRASVSDESSLGGARRGSACGSQALGGQASELSGHFKSSSRASSRASSARASPVVEERPEKDFTEKGSRSLPGLSAATLASLGGTSSRRGSGDTSISIDTEASIREIKELNELKDQIQDVEGKYMQGLKEMKDSLAEVEEKYKKAMVSNAQLDNEKTNFMYQVDTLKDMLLELEEQLAESRRQYEEKSKEFEREKHAHSILQFQFAEVKEALKQREEMLEEIRQLQQKQASYIREISDLQETIEWKDKKIGALERQKEFFDSVRSERDDLREEVVMLKEELKKHGIILNSEIATNGEMPDTLNSIALQTSTKMTKEELNALQATGDGTLGRANEVEVKNEMVEHEGKREILQNSEQRQHKEDPGEDCVDTEVLHPGDNAEDQKTSEDSAPSPGTLVSSENEEQGQSQILENSASFPADTQQVESSEVINSELVGEIPDPGIGRGSGNALDIENQREESAQEQEKGKQEDLKTTLGEMSTKPCQESAPPQISEAEQESSADPSKQSGSPTKAEPEAGLTGLGEQGGGAASGPLSGSDDPGSHHEKCLVDAPEGSDPSAGQDVEKELANQEVAEPREAPVQSTEAGGENKEEEEDEGRNLREVKPIELEVQTSPCSPKAESSPQEVTDPRVEDAESEPLDVKDPNEENDQQGEALDLSQKKTKSKKKKNKKKKSPAPAEIKDVQKELTFQNPDLSEVKEEQGKITNEEPVVNAQNEVSKTPKQNSVAEGSENSDGPENPEVELDGKLNQDDAAVNTKADGDTLDFEDNMIQSSGTNKELDECAVKDEAEEDGRAPSGPPGPENIEVPSSALLEDGSPAKDTNDASQTEGTEGHVMPESLDQTVREFSDSVHLENDGLAAADEAGDFNSESKEEKTGGTGKGRNKEDCTMS